The DNA window ATCACCCAATAAATATCGGTTGCCGCAGCCGCGATCAAGCTGCCGAGAACAAACAAAACCAACCCGAGGTAGATGACCGGCTTGCGCCCGATACGATCGGACAGCCAGCCGAAAGGAATCTGCAAAACAGCCTGAGTGAGTCCGTACGCGCCAAGTGCAATGCCGACCAGCGTATAGTTGTCACCGCCGGGCAAATCCTCAGCGTAAAAAGCAAACACCGGCAAAATGATAAACAAACCAAACATGCGCAGGCCATACACACCGGCAAGGCCGACGGTCGCGCGCAATTCCACCGGAGACATTTTTTCAGATGAAGACGAAGCAGACATGAATCAGGTTGTGATATCCCTAAAAAGTTGGGTATATTAGCAGGTTGACTGATACATAGATAGTTCATGGAATCCATAAAAATACGTGGTGCGCGGACGCACAACCTGAAAAACATCAATCTCGATCTACCGCGCAACAAGCTGGTTGTCATTACCGGTTTATCGGGATCCGGCAAATCTTCTCTGGCCTTCGATACGCTCTATGCCGAAGGTCAGCGGCGTTACGTGGAATCGCTTTCAGCGTATGCCCGGCAGTTTCTTCAACTGATGGAAAAACCGGATGTCGATTTGATCGAGGGGCTCTCCCCCGCTATCGCCATCGAGCAAAAGGCAACTTCGCACAATCCGCGCTCAACCGTTGGTACCGTCACGGAAATTCACGATTACTTGCGCCTGCTGTTCGCTCGCGTCGGCGATCCGTTTTGCCCGGAGCACAATATCATGCTGACCGCGCAAAGCGTGTCGCAAATGGTCGATCATGTGTTGCAGCTTCCAGCCGACACGCGCCTGATGATTCTGTCCCCATTGATCGTGGAGCGCAAAGGCGAGCAAACCGATTTATTCGATGAACTGCGCGCGCAAGGTTTCGTGCGCTTGCGCGTCGACGGTGAAGTGTATGAAATCGATGCTTTACCCAAACTGCAGAAAACCAAGAAACATACGATCGAAGTCGTGATCGACCGGTTGAAAGTATCTGCGGATGCCAAGCAACGGTTAGCGGAATCATTCGAAGTGGCTTTGCGCCATTCCGACGGGCGTGCGTTGGCGGTTGAAATGGATAGCGGCCACGAGCATCTCTTTTCCGCCAAATTCAGCTGCCCGGTCTGCAGCTATTCGCTCTCCGAATTGGAACCCAGATTATTTTCATTCAACAATCCGCTGGGTGCTTGCAGCAAATGCGATGGCTTGGGGCAGATCACGTTTTTCGATCCTGCGCGCGTGGTCGCTTTTCCGCATCTTTCACTGGCTGCCGGTGCGGTCAGGAATTGGGATCGGCGCAACCAATTTTACTTTCAGCTACTAACCAGCCTGGCGCAACATTATCAATTCGATCTGGAAACACCGTTCGAGAGTCTGAGTGAGCCCACCCGCACTATTATTCTGTACGGTTCGGGTAAGGAAAAGATCCATTTTTCCTATTTAACCGAAAGCGGGCGCAAACAACAGGAAACACATCCGTTTGAAGGCATCATCCCGAATCTGACGCGGCGTTATAAGGAAACCGAGTCACAAACGGTACGCGAGGAATTAGCGAAGTATCTCAATGCGCAAGTCTGCCCGGACTGCCAGGGTACCCGCCTTTGCCAGTCGGCACGTCATGTGCGCGTTGCGGGGCAGGCGATATACGAAATTAGTGCCTTTCCGTTAAAAAAAGCCAAACAATTTTTTGATCAAATCGCATTATTGGGTCACAAGCAATCGATCGCCGAGCGCATTGTCAAAGAAATTTCCAGCCGCCTGCAATTCCTTAACAATGTCGGCTTGGATTACTTGTCCTTGGATCGCTCGGCCGACACATTGTCCGGCGGTGAATCGCAACGCATCCGCCTCGCCAGCCAAATCGGCTCCGGCCTGACCGGTGTCATGTACGTTCTGGATGAACCTTCCATCGGTTTGCATCAACGCGATAACGGCCGCCTGTTGGATACGCTCAAACACCTGCGTGATTTGAGCAACAGTGTCATCGTTGTCGAGCACGACCAGGATGCCATACTACTTGCGGATTACGTCGTCGACATGGGGCCGGGTGCCGGTGAGCATGGCGGCTTCGTGGTGGCGCAAGGCAGTCCGCAAGCGATCCAAGAGAATGATAACTCCCTGACCGGTCAATACCTGTCCGGAAAATTAGCGATCAACATACCGCAGCAACGCCATGCTCCCAATCCTGAGCGGATGCTGCGCATTGAAGGCGCATCCGGGAATAATCTCAAGAATGTCACGCTCAACTTGCCGGTCGGGCTGTTTGTTTGCGTCACCGGTGTTTCCGGATCGGGAAAATCGACGCTGATCAATGAGACGCTGCATCGTGCGGTCGCCCGGCACCTTTACGCCAGCAATGCCGAACCTGCACCTTACCAGCATATCGACGGACTCGCTTTTTTCGACAAAGTAATCAACATGGATCAAAGCCCGATCGGGCGCACGCCGCGCTCCAATCCGGCTACCTACACCGGTTTGTTTACGCCGATCCGGGAATTATTCGCCGGTGTGCCGCAAGCGCGTGAACGCGGTTATGCACCCGGGCGCTTTTCTTTCAATGTCAAAGGCGGACGGTGCGAGGCTTGTCAGGGCGATGGCGTGATCAAAGTGGAAATGCATTTCCTGCCGGATATCTATGTTACTTGCGATGTTTGTCACGGCCGCCGCTATAACCGCGAGACGCTGGAAATCCAATACAAAGGCAAAAATATCAATGAAGTACTGGAAATGACCGTGGAAAACGCGCATGAATTTTTCTCGTCGGTGCCGGTAGTTGCCCGCAAATTGCAAACGCTGCTGGAAGTCGGCCTTGGCTATATTACATTGGGCCAGTCCGCGACCACATTATCGGGCGGCGAGGCGCAGCGGGTGAAACTATCGCTCGAATTATCCAAGCGCGATACCGGACGCACGTTATATATATTGGACGAACCCACGACCGGTCTGCATTTCCAGGATATCGATCTGTTGTTGAAAGTCTTGCACCGGCTACGCGACCATGGCAATACCGTGGTGGTGATCGAGCACAATCTCGACGTTATCAAAACCGCCGATTGGATTATCGACCTGGGTCCTGAAGGCGGCGACGGCGGCGGATGCATTATTGCCGAAGGCAGTCCGGAAACGATTGCCGCCAATAGCAACAGTTTTACCGGCCATTACCTGCAATCCATGCTGGCAAAATAGCACCATGAACCCGCGTGGCGTTTTGCTGGAAAGCTTCGCAGTGGCCGTGAAAGCCGCTGATCCATTGCATATCGTGCCGCAGCATCTCCCCAAACCGCCTAAAGGCCGCACACTCATTGTCGGCGCCGGCAAAGCTGCCGCTGCCATGGCGCAGGCGGTTGAAAGCAGTTGGCCTGCCGCTGCACAGCTCGATGGTCTAGTCGTCACGCGCTATGGGCATCGTTTGCCCACAAGCAAAATTAAAGTTGTTGAAGCTGGTCATCCGCTACCGGATGGCTATGGCGAGCAGGCTTCGCACGAAATTCTGACCATGATCAGGACGCTCACTCCGGATGATTTATTGCTTTGCCTATTCAGCGGCGGAGGATCCAGTCTGCTTGCTTTGCCCATCGACGGTATTTCTTTGCAAGAGCTGAGAGAAATTACACAGCAATTGCTGCGCTGCGGTGCGAGTATCCAGGAAATCAACACGGTACGCAAACATCTGTCGGCCATCCAGGGCGGCAGGCTTGCTGCAATTTGCAAAGCCCCCGTGCTGGCTTTGATCATCTCGGATGTCACCGGCGACGCCGCGACGCATATCGCTTCCGGCCCCTGCGCACCCGACCCGACCACTTTTGCCGATGCGCTCGCTGTATTGAATCACTACGATCTTAATGTACCCCCGGCAGTCAGGAAAATTCTATGTGCCGGAAGGGATGGTGTTATCAATGAAACCCCTAAACCGGGCTCCGCTATTTTTGCTCAAGTCGAAAACCGGATTATCGCCAGTGCACACGACTCATTGGTTGCAGCAGCACACTATTTTCGGAATCTCGGCATTACACCATTGATTCTCGGTGATACCGTAACCGGGGAAGCACGTGAAATCGCCAAAAGCTATGCGGCATTCGCCCGCGAGATCCGTCGCTATCCGCACTGGTTGAAAGCACCGGTGGCACTACTGTCCGGCGGCGAAACCACGGTTACCATCAAAGGTAATGGGCGCGGCGGACGCAACGCCGAGTTTTTGCTCTCGTTATTGATCGAGCTTGACGGCTTGAATGAAGTCTATGCATTGGCCTGCGACACGGATGGATTGGATGGCAGCGAAAACAATGCCGGTGCGCTCATTACACCGGATTCGCCAGCACGGGCGGGGAAACTGGGATTGAATGGCGCTGCGTTTCTGGACAATAACGATGCCTACACGTTTTTCCAGCAATTGAACGATTTGGTAATCACCGGTGCCACTTATACCAATGTGAATGACTACCGCGCCATTCTTATTCTTTGATCGAACATGCGCGATTGACCTTATCCGTGTTGTGATTGCGATCAACCTGTATCGACGACAAAAGCAACCCTTGCCGGTACCATCTTTCGATTACATATTCATAAAATTGCTGGTTTCCTGGAGCCTCAGAAACTAACGCCAGTTTCTTGCCGCGTTCGGTTAGCAATACATGCCCCAAATCCAGATAATTGTTACTGTCAGTCTGAAAACCTATTTTTGTCGGCTTACCACTGTAAAATAAACGCGTGTGCTTGCCGTAGCCTTTTTTGATAAATCCGTTGGCATCAAATGCGATTAAACCGGCTTCCTCGAGATGCTTTAGCGTCGATTGATTAATTCCCTGCTTTGTATAAATTTCATCCTCTAGATCAAAAATAAGAGGTAATGGGTCACCTTGAATCCATACAAATTGGCACAATGCTTCAAAAATCAAACGGTCTTCCGGGCGCAAAGCAAATTGATCCAATGCATCATGATCCGCAGCGCTTTTTCTAGAATGATTAGTTCCAGATGTAAAAAATTGAACAAGCGCTGTCAATAAATTACCCATTCTTATACCTGGTTAACGTTCTTTCATTAATTTTTATCTGTAGTTTTCGATTCCGCAACGGATAATTCTTTTTTGCCGTCTTCTTTAGTTTCTTCTACTTGCTCACCAGTCTTATCTTTTGACTTTGGAGTATCTTTCAGCTTTCGAGATTTTATCTCCTTACGGATTTCTTCCAGAAATGCAACATTATCCTTAAGCTGCTTATCACTTCGATACCATGAGAAACACGTTACCGCCCCCATGATGATCAGTATAACGCTCATCACATCGATACCATCAAAGAAGATAAATGCAACGCCGGTTGAAATAGCGAACGCACCTAAAAATGCTGTCAATAGCCATAATTTTGAGCCAGCACCCGAACCCTTACTCCTCTTGTCCCATGCTTCAAGATTATCGCGCGTACTAATCAATTCTTCATCAGTCCATTTTTTCATACTCATGACAGCATTCTCCTATAAGCATCCATCAATATTCCTTGAATTATAAATTTACTACAAGAAAAAAAGTTAATTAGAATTTTCATCTTTTACAGCAATAAAAAAGGCACCAACCGGTGCCTTTTTTACGAGATCAAAACTTTCTTAGAAGTTGTGACGCATACCTATATTATAGGTATTACTGTCTCTGAATGAAGAACCAACATTCTTATCATCGACCATTGCTCTTTGATAACCGCCAAACAAGCTTGAACGCTTGCTTAGATTATGTATCAGACCAACCGTAAAGCTGCTTACTTGGCGGCTATTTGCACCGCCGGATACACTGTGCGCATGTGTCATACCGCCTTGAGCGATGAAACTGGTATTGCCCCAATCATACTGACCACTCGCAAACCAGATATTACCGCTACCACCTAAATTCATTGCAGAATTACATTGTCCATAGCCATCCGGACTGCCGGTGGCAGGATTGCCTAACATAGCTGCATTAGAGCAAGTCGCTGCGCCGATTGCGTTCGTAATATTTTCATATTGACCTCTGAGTTTAAAGTTTTGATAACCCCATGTAGCACCACCGCGCCACACATGCTCGTTGCTCAATCCCAAAAGCTTTTGATTGGTACCAGCATTATCGCGAGAGTATCCACCAAATACACCTAAATCATGACCTTGATACTGCACTTCATATTTACCGGCAACCTGAAAATCCCACGCACCACCACGACCACCAGAATTGGCTAGAGCACCGGCATTAGTATCTGTAGTAAGATTAAGTGCATTAGTTGGATCTAATCTATTAGCATAACCAGGCATAAATAAAGCTGAAAAACTGAAACCTTCGACTTTTGGTGAATCATAACGTGCAGCGCTGTCTACAAAGCTTTGTGCTCCGGATCCCAAACCATTAGCAGATGCCGACATAGTACCGCCACTACCGGAAGCTTGGAGAGTCGTATATGCAAACGGATCAATAGTCATACCACCGGCAAAATCTTTGAACGGAGATTGCACACGACCAAATTTCAACTCACCCCAATTATCATTAGCCAATGCAATCCAGCGTTCCCGAGCGATACCTATGGCACCAGTACCGGTGCTGAAACCATACTCAATATGGGCTTTCGCTTTTAAGCCAGCACCAAGATTTTCGGTAATGTGTGCCCCCCAACGCGAACGACCCGTATTATCACCGATCATGGCTTGATTACCCTGTCCTTCTTTATCAACTGTAGCATACTCCGCCTGTACACTACCAAACAGCGTTACATTCGTTCCTTGTGCTGATGCAACCATTGGAACTGCAAGTGCGCTGGCTACTGCCAGCGAAATAAGTTTCTTCTTCATACAGAAGTTCTCCATTAATGTTAAAACGACTGGGGCCGTCCTATTTTGCTTTACAACATACAATCCGGTTGAATGCACCCCGCTTGATCGGACCTCCCAACGCGGGAAGGTTTGATTTGATTTTGCCCCAATATAGAAACATACTGCAAGAAAAACAAACAAATCTTGCTAATTAAACAATGAATATGTTGTATCCGAGCAACATATTTGTTGCTTTTCTGATGATAAGCTTCATTTTATCTTTTGATTAACCCATTCTTACTTCTCGATTTGATTAATATTACAACAAAACCATTTGCATTCTCGCCATATAGCGCATAACTGTGCTGTTTTTTTCATGTTTTTAATCATAAAATTTCAGTTATCATTTCCATTACGTTCACATTCTCATAATTTGAGCCTAGCACCTATGCAAGGTCTGACTATGTATAAACCCTTTTTATTCATTATTGTTGCATTCAATCTAATTGCTACTTCCCCAATCAGCAGAGCTGAAACATGGGTACTCCCACCTCCCGATATTGATATTTTTGGTCAAATACGAACCACACACGCAAGCAGCACGGAAACATTGCTCGATATCGCACGTCGATACGATATCGGCCAAATAGAGATTTTATTGGCCAACCCCAATGTTGATCGATGGTTGCCTGAAGATGGCGCAAAAGTTATTCTGCCAAGCCGCTATATTATTCCCCATGCCGAACGCAAAGGTTTACTTCTAAATTTACCTGAGATGAGAATTTATTATTTTCCGGAACCTAAAAAGAGTGAAAAGCCAATGGTCATCACACATCCGGTAGGTATCGGCAGAATGGATTGGGTGACCCCGTTAGGAATTTCGAAAATAGTTGAAAAAAAGAAAGATCCCACTTGGATACCTCCAAAATCTCTTCAGATGGATAGAATAGCCAATGGGGAGCAACCTTATCCCAGCATAGTGCCACCGGGTCCTACCAATCCCTTAGGGCGGCATGCCATGCGTTTGAGCATCGGTGGCGGAAGCTATCTGATACACGGGACCATCAAGCCTTTCGGTGTCGGAATGCGCGTTTCAGCAGGGTGCGTCCGCATGTACCCGGAAGACATTGAAGCACTCTTTGATAAAGTTCCAATCGGCACCCAGGTGCAAGTTGTTAATCAACCGATTAAACTCGGCTGGTTAATGGATTCTCTTTATATTGAACTTCATCCGCCACTTGAAGAAGACGAGGGGAAATATGCCAATTATAAACAGATGGTAGTAACCGCCATTAATGATTTTCTCACATTAAAAAGCAGCAAGAGAAACATCCCTACAGATTTTGAAATAGACCAGGAAACTCTCAAACAAGCAATCCTAGAGAAAAGCGGAATACCTGTTCTAATCTCTCGTGCACGCGCACAACAATTACACACACAAAACAACCACTAATCCTTCATGAACGGGAAGCTAAATTACACTACAGGGATATCCATAAAAAAACCCCTCAGAGAGGGGCTTCTTTATGGATCCAATAATTCCTTTTTTGGAATTACTTATGCATTGCTTTCTTAAACATACGATCAATTTTTGATTCCGTATCAATTGAGCGTCTGTTTGCTTCATCAGCAACGCGCAAAGCATCATTTGCTTTAGCATTAGCAGCAGCTGCTTCTGATTTAGCAGCAGCTGCATCAGCTTTAGCTGCAGCGATATCAGCGTTTACTTTATTTTGCAGTTCTTCTAACTGACCTGTGGTTGCACATCCTGTCAGTCCAATAAAAGCACCTGCAATTACTGCCAGCGTTAACATACGAACTGGATGCTGGATTTTTTCTCTCATTCCGATCTCCTCAGTTGTTTATTCTATTCAATACGCACAAAGATCCACCACTTTCACTAGCTACTGATACCTGAGTATCAACAGCGCGATGGAATCTTATCCGATTTTTCCCGCAAAATAAATGGCTTCTAAGGCAAATTTATAAAACTCTTAGTACAAAAAACCATTAAATATTTATTAAGTAACTAATAAAAAAGCCATTTCAATCAAAAACCGCAATTCAAGCAATTAACAACATTACATACTGTTACTGTCATTGTTTATTGGCTAACGAATATTCACCAATACGCCAGGCTTAATCCATTTACTAAGTTGGTCAATTTGCTCATTTGTTAGTGCAATACAACCGTTTGTCCAATTATATTGATGATGAATCTCCCGATCGCCCCGGCCAATTCCATGTATGCCGATATGACCACCCAACGGCGTATTCTGCGGAGGGGATTTTCCCATACTTTTTGCTCTCACTATCGAGAACCACGTTTCTTCGTCAATTCTGTTTTCATCTAGCGCACGTTTTGCTGTATCCAGATTCGGATAATTAAGGCCAAAAAATCGATAGTAACGGCTCTTTTCGTTAATCCAACCAATCCGGAAGCTGCCCAATGGGGTTTTGTCATCTTTTGTCATTTTCGACCAGGTAGTGCCGAAACGCCCGATTGCCACATTCTTGAACACCGACTGCACAGTATCACCCCGCATTACCGACAAAGTATGTTCCACTGTATCGACATCAATCCAAACACCATCATCCTGCGCTTGTGCCGCTTTATGCATCACTGACAAGCCGGTCAGCCCGGTCAACAAAATCATCAAATAATAGATAAAAGAACTTCGCTTGATCACTTTTCAAACTATGACTATCGATAATAAAAGTGATTAATTATGTCATAATTTCTATATCTGGAAATCCCCATTAAGTGGCTATGTGCCTTGCTATTCCTGCTTATGTAGAACAATTGACCGCCGAAAATCATGCCATCGTCAATCTTAGCGGTATCCGCAAAGAAATTTCACTGGCTCTGGTTGAAGATATTGCCCCGGGGGATTACGTCATCGTACATGTTGGTTTTGCGCTACAGAAGCTGGATCCGCTGGAAGCCGAGCACACTCTGGCAATGTTTGCCGAAATCTCTTCGCGCAATCAAGATCTATCTTGACGTAGTGATGAACACATCGCCATGAAGTACATCGATGAATTTCGCGCAGGTGCTCTAGCACAGCAAATCGCCGCCAAGATCACCGCAGAAGCAGATCCCTGCCGTCACTATCATTTCATGGAATTTTGCGGCGGTCATACCCACGCTATTTCACGTTTCGGCATCGTCGACCTGCTTCCTGGCAATGTGCGCATGATTCATGGTCCTGGTTGTCCGGTATGTGTTCTGCCTATCGGTCGTGTGCAAAACGCGATTCAATTGGCGCAAACGCCAGGCGTCATACTGTGCAGTTACGGCGATATGCTGCGCATACCGACTACGCACGGCATGAGTTTATTGAAAGCAAAAGCACAGGGCGCGGATATTCGCATGGTATACAGTAGCGCGGATGCGGTAAAAGTCGCGCAACAAAACCCGCAACGGCAGGTCGTTTTCTTTGCTATCGGATTTGAAACCACGACACCACCTACAGCCGTCGCAATCAAGCAAGCGCAAGCACTTGGCCTGAAAAATTTCTCGGTTTTTTGCAATCACGTCCTGACTCCATCGGCAATTTCTCATATCCTGCAATCACCTGAAGTGCGTGAATTCGGTTTGGTCCCCCTGGATGGTTTTATCGGCCCCGCGCATGTTTCCGTCGTGATCGGCAGCCAGCCTTATGAATATTTTTCCGAAGAGTTCCAGAAACCGGTTGTAATCGCCGGGTTTGAACCGCTTGATGTCATGCAAGCGATTTTGATGCTGATACGCCAAATCAATACAGGTCGGGCTGAAGTCGAAAACGAATTTACCCGCGCGGTTTTACCGGCAGGCAATATCAAAGCACAGGCATTGGTCGCCGAAGTCTTTGAGCTGCGGCGCACATTTGAATGGCGTGGCCTGGGATGGGTGCCTTACAGCGCACTGAAAATCAAATCACGCTACGCCGGTTTCGATGCCGAACAACGTTTCGCAATCCCGACACTTTCCATTGCCGACAACAAAGCGTGCGAATGCAGCGCCATTTTACGCGGCGTTAAGCGGCCGCAGGATTGCAAAATTTTTGGCACTGTCTGCACACCCGAAAATCCGATCGGCTCCTGCATGGTTTCTTCGGAAGGTGCTTGCGCCGCTCATTATCGCTATGGGCGCTTCCGCGAAAAAGATGATGCCGTAATGGCGGAGAATTAATGTCGCAAAAAGGCTTCATCAAACCCGGATACACGCGCGCACTCGATCTGAAAAACGGCTGCGTCGAGATGGCGCATGGCAGTGGCGGACGCGCAATGGCACAACTGATTCAGCAACTGTTTGTCACTGCATTTGATAATGAATTTTTGCGCCAGATGAATGATCAAGCGTGCTTTCCAAGCTTCAACGGTCGTATGGTGATGTCTACCGACAGCCATGTCGTCACCCCCTTATTTTTCCCCGGCGGCGATATCGGCAGCTTGGCAGTGCACGGAACCATTAACGATATCGCCATGGCCGGCGCAAAGCCCTGCTACCTGGCCGCCGGTTTCATTCTGGAAGAAGGCTTTCCGTTATCGGACCTCAAACGCATTGTCGATTCCATGGCTCAAGCGGCGCGCACGGCGCAGGTGCCGATCATCACCGGCGACACCAAAGTAGTGGAAAAAGGCAGCGGCGACGGCGTATTTATTACGACGACCGGTGTCGGCATGGTGCCGGAAGGCATTCACATTTCCGCAGAAAATGCGCGCCCGGGCGACAAGATACTGGTATCCGGCACGTTGGGAGATCATGGTGTTGCCGTTATGGCGCAGCGCGAGAACTTGTCGTTTGAAACCAGCATCGAATCGGACACCGCGGCCTTGCATGGATTGGTAGCGCAAATGATCGCAGCCACCCCCAACATCCGCGTATTGCGCGACCCCACGCGCGGCGGCATCGCCGCCACCCTGAACGAAATCGCCCAACAATCGTCGGTCGGCATGATGATTCATGAAAGTAATCTGCCGATTCGGGAACAAGTTCAAGCGGCGTGTGAGTTTCTCGGTCTGGATCCTTTGTATATCGCCAACGAAGGCAAACTCATCGCAATTTGCCCTGCGCAAGATACCGAAAACTTACTGCGCGCGATGCGCGCCCACCCGCTAGGTGAAAATGCCGCGATCATCGGTGAAATCATCGAAGATTCACATTATTTTGTGCAAATGCAAACGCGTTTCGGCGGCAAGCGTGTCGTTGACTGGCTCAGCGGTGAACAATTGCCGCGCATCTGCTAAGCCTCGCGAATTGAAAATCCTGTTTCTTACGCACAGCTTCAACAGCTTAGCGCAACGGCTGTTTGTTGAATTAACACAACGTGGACACGAGCTTTCCATCGAATTTGACATCAACGATGCGATCACTTGCGAAGCTGTCGAATTGTTCCAACCCGACCTGATTATCGCGCCATTTCTGAAACGCGCCATCCCGGAAACGGTTTGGCGCCAACATACTTGCTTTATCGTGCATCCCGGAATTGTTGGAGATCGCGGCCCTTC is part of the Gammaproteobacteria bacterium genome and encodes:
- the hypE gene encoding hydrogenase expression/formation protein HypE, which translates into the protein MSQKGFIKPGYTRALDLKNGCVEMAHGSGGRAMAQLIQQLFVTAFDNEFLRQMNDQACFPSFNGRMVMSTDSHVVTPLFFPGGDIGSLAVHGTINDIAMAGAKPCYLAAGFILEEGFPLSDLKRIVDSMAQAARTAQVPIITGDTKVVEKGSGDGVFITTTGVGMVPEGIHISAENARPGDKILVSGTLGDHGVAVMAQRENLSFETSIESDTAALHGLVAQMIAATPNIRVLRDPTRGGIAATLNEIAQQSSVGMMIHESNLPIREQVQAACEFLGLDPLYIANEGKLIAICPAQDTENLLRAMRAHPLGENAAIIGEIIEDSHYFVQMQTRFGGKRVVDWLSGEQLPRIC